In one window of Nitrospiria bacterium DNA:
- a CDS encoding AsmA-like C-terminal domain-containing protein encodes MSRSFKRIALWILISLILFPLLLAALQFFATRIINQDAIKNHIETTVSQKLGGELHYKDVRLSIFPRPRVVIRAPSISIPGSFSATLRSIDINFELWPLLRGQPRVENVRLDRPEITLALKPPRPSPNGTETPAGAPEEQSIATLLGVVASEIPSLEIQIQHGRFTINQNRQILLTLRDVDGRIVFLPIETPAGGSDAFETARAFRITGSVEAVLTDDATGPGPVRIRIGSFDARPRMISFSDSQVRMLDAAVNVSGRIQDGLSAEPAAEVIMAGTVGYDTVQWIRTAAALPAEWVIHAPVFLSQVRLLWQYGGSTRIKGSASLQHDVSLSFNLERGPDYFTVHGLRVRDNDSQALLALSFRHKVLDLSFTGNLAQATLGRLFERRGVEFGWLKGDFRTRVVLDHPRDSTAQGRLEGERLVFPFQTRVPVLIDHVILRAEDKTLTLDPVVVRLSATPHTVRGQITAAPDQWLLNLTSDGLDWEPLARLFASDANRNGSPPSVREPILPRATVLLAASSFTIGHWTAAPVRLEISVGSTPLRIALHEAVVCGVNLPGLITIAATETRIAIKPSADGQNLESTLACFGIVQHRIAGTFNLSGALSASGFGQTLLDTLDGIVAIKAKDGRVFQDSVVVRILTYLNVTDLLRGKFPGPERDGIPYKSLAIRGTLKKGTLSFDEAVFVSPVVNLAARGSVRLSDRTLDLTVLAAPFTTADVVIKRIPLLKDILAGSLISIPIRITGSIDQPEVTAVSPDAVAKELTGLMKRTLGAPFKILEPVLPGRKNDDRTGGRHSTDTGSAPAH; translated from the coding sequence TCGATTTCGATTCCCGGGAGCTTCTCCGCAACGTTGAGATCCATCGACATTAATTTCGAGCTGTGGCCGTTGCTCAGAGGACAACCTCGGGTCGAGAATGTCCGGCTCGACCGCCCCGAGATCACGCTGGCCCTGAAACCCCCGAGGCCATCCCCGAACGGAACCGAAACACCTGCCGGCGCCCCGGAGGAACAATCCATCGCGACCCTGCTGGGCGTGGTGGCTTCCGAAATTCCGAGCCTGGAGATTCAAATCCAGCACGGTAGGTTTACCATAAACCAGAACCGCCAGATTCTCTTAACGCTTCGGGACGTCGATGGCCGGATTGTGTTTTTGCCCATTGAAACGCCCGCCGGGGGCTCGGACGCGTTCGAAACGGCTCGGGCGTTTCGGATCACCGGTAGTGTTGAGGCGGTTCTTACCGATGACGCGACAGGTCCCGGCCCGGTTCGAATTCGAATCGGGTCCTTCGATGCTCGCCCGCGGATGATATCGTTTTCAGACAGTCAGGTGCGGATGTTGGACGCGGCCGTCAACGTTTCCGGCCGAATCCAGGACGGCCTGTCGGCGGAACCCGCGGCCGAGGTTATCATGGCCGGTACCGTGGGTTACGACACGGTGCAATGGATTCGGACCGCGGCTGCTCTGCCTGCGGAATGGGTGATTCATGCCCCCGTGTTCCTCTCGCAGGTCCGGCTGCTGTGGCAATACGGCGGATCAACGCGGATCAAAGGTTCGGCTTCCCTGCAGCATGATGTTTCCCTTTCATTCAACCTCGAACGAGGTCCGGATTATTTCACCGTCCACGGGTTGCGTGTGCGGGACAACGATTCGCAGGCGCTTCTCGCGTTGAGTTTTCGGCACAAAGTATTGGACCTGTCCTTTACCGGAAATCTCGCGCAAGCGACCCTGGGTCGTCTATTCGAACGACGGGGCGTCGAGTTCGGCTGGCTGAAAGGTGATTTCCGAACCCGAGTCGTGCTTGATCATCCCAGGGATTCCACCGCGCAGGGCCGATTGGAGGGCGAGCGGCTTGTTTTTCCGTTTCAAACTCGGGTGCCTGTGCTGATCGACCATGTCATCCTGCGAGCAGAAGACAAAACGCTGACACTGGATCCAGTTGTCGTTAGGCTGAGCGCGACGCCGCACACCGTGCGCGGCCAGATCACAGCCGCCCCCGACCAATGGCTGTTGAATCTGACGTCCGATGGATTGGATTGGGAGCCATTGGCCCGGCTGTTCGCGTCGGACGCCAACCGTAACGGGTCGCCGCCGTCCGTGCGGGAGCCGATCCTTCCCCGAGCGACCGTCCTCCTGGCGGCCTCTTCCTTTACGATCGGACACTGGACCGCGGCCCCGGTCCGCTTGGAGATCTCGGTGGGATCCACTCCCCTCCGCATCGCCCTGCATGAAGCGGTGGTCTGCGGCGTGAATCTTCCGGGATTGATTACGATCGCGGCCACCGAAACGCGGATCGCAATCAAGCCGTCGGCCGACGGTCAGAACCTGGAATCGACGCTGGCATGCTTCGGGATCGTGCAGCACCGAATCGCGGGAACCTTCAATCTTTCGGGCGCCCTGAGCGCATCGGGATTCGGTCAGACACTGCTCGACACGCTCGACGGAATCGTAGCCATCAAGGCCAAGGATGGACGCGTCTTTCAGGATTCGGTCGTCGTGCGGATCTTAACGTACCTCAACGTCACCGATCTCCTGCGAGGAAAATTCCCCGGCCCGGAACGCGACGGCATCCCGTACAAGTCGCTGGCGATTCGCGGGACCCTAAAGAAGGGCACTCTGTCATTCGACGAAGCCGTCTTCGTCAGTCCGGTGGTCAATCTCGCAGCACGGGGTTCCGTTCGACTATCAGACAGGACGCTGGATCTCACAGTGCTGGCCGCTCCGTTCACTACGGCCGATGTCGTGATCAAGAGAATTCCATTGCTCAAAGACATCCTGGCCGGCTCGTTGATCAGTATCCCGATTCGCATCACAGGCTCCATCGACCAACCGGAAGTAACGGCCGTTTCGCCCGACGCGGTCGCTAAAGAACTGACCGGTCTCATGAAACGGACGCTCGGAGCCCCGTTTAAAATATTAGAACCCGTACTTCCGGGCCGTAAAAACGATGACCGGACAGGCGGCAGACACAGTACAGATACAGGGTCGGCCCCAGCGCATTGA